From a single Miscanthus floridulus cultivar M001 chromosome 8, ASM1932011v1, whole genome shotgun sequence genomic region:
- the LOC136477170 gene encoding uncharacterized protein: MFDAVCAFGSGYKVPLCNQMRGPYLAKCVEETRKFVDGFRTHWRETGCTIMADGWTDRKRRTLINFLVYCPKVLRIVDSDERPAMGYLFGAFHAAREEIVKRFQRKKDLVKLFLEYMDAHWDKHFDKNLHAAGFWFNPNNQYNVELRDKYNFTTSGVLDVIEKYAGKDVALRSALTKEMKMFRNGEGDFGRPTAKNDRHVMLADEWWQTYGCSATNLQKLALRVLSQTCSASGCERSWSYFEHVHSKKRNRLEHQRLNDIVYVHCNLRLRQRSKLSTRNYDPIMLEEIGNGNEAWILEDNPPCLNSEELEAFRTKLSELNIQCSSDDLELNMDMVEADAMDDSDEIIEDQEYQNLRQEDAYDYGGFAVDVGGAEPQAQDE; this comes from the exons ATGTTTGATGCTGTGTGTGCATTTGGTTCTGGATACAAGGTGCCGCTTTGTAATCAGATGCGTGGTCCATATCTTGCAAAATGTGTTGAAGAGACTAGGAAGTTTGTTGATGGATTCCGCACACATTGGAGAGAAACTGGTTGCACTATTATGGCTGATGGATGGACTGATAGAAAGAGAAGGACCCTCATCAACTTCTTGGTCTACTGTCCCAAAG TGCTGAGAATTGTGGATAGCGATGAGCGACCTGCAATGGGCTACCTATTTGGAGCATTCCATGCTGCAAGAGAAGAAATTGTGAAGAGATTTCAGAGAAAGAAAGACTTAGTAAAGCTTTTCTTAGAATACATGGATGCACATTGGGATAAGCATTTTGATAAGAATCTTCATGCTGCTGGCTTTTGGTTTAATCCTAATAACCAATACAATGTTGAACTTAGAGACAAGTACAACTTCACCACTTCTGGAGTTCTTGATGTCATAGAGAAATATGCTGGCAAAGATGTTGCCCTTAGAAGTGCTTTGACAAAAGAAATGAAAATGTTCAGAAATGGAGAAGGTGATTTTGGGCGTCCAACTGCTAAAAATGATCGTCATGTCATGCTTGCTG ATGAGTGGTGGCAAACTTATGGCTGCAGTGCAACAAATTTACAGAAGCTTGCTCTGCGTGTGTTGAGCCAAACTTGTAGTGCATCTGGATGTGAGAGGAGCTGGAGCTACTTTGAGCATGTGCACTCCAAAAAAAGAAATAGATTAGAGCATCAAAGGCTAAATGATATTGTGTATGTGCATTGTAATCTGAGACTGCGACAAAG GTCCAAGTTGTCTACTAGAAATTATGACCCAATAatgttggaagaaattggaaATGGAAATGAAGCTTGGATTTTAGAAGACAATCCACCTTGCCTTAACTCTGAAGAGCTAGAAGCGTTTCGCACTAAACTGTCTGAGCTGAATATACAATGCAGCAGTGATG ATTTGGAGCTTAACATGGACATGGTGGAGGCTGATGCCATGGATGACAGTGATGAGATTATAGAGGACCAGGAGTACCAGAACCTCAGGCAGGAAGACGCATATGATTATGGTGGATTTGCAGTTGATGTTGGAGGAGCagaacctcaagctcaagatgaatGA
- the LOC136470840 gene encoding putative disease resistance protein RGA3 — MIISCIKAVAEAITVFNECVTFSQWVRSLGSLSIGREKEELKEDDVLKLQSSFQCLRDTLPAMYNFIDRVEWRSHEKGVAELLPELKAAVYDAEDLLEDFRCYKQKVKIEGSATSAEPGTKFFQDFIQGNFNSKLTAIKNRLDNQSMVLERMGIHQATLRFDRSVRPETTSFPTEAKIFGRDEEIKRLIKLLGVPENNTRGPYTRKRSRSDNTKATITSVPVLPIVGIGGVGKTTLAQNFCSHPQVKKHFDVRVWICVSDDFDVKRLTKEVVEQFSGKAPKKDNLNCLQDDLADSLNKRRFLVVLDDMWDDNGELWKTFYAPFKHVFQGSMMLVTTRSQKVADIVRTTNPFLLEGLKDDVFRNFFKLCVFGSNSSNNDPELERIGEQILPKLKGSPLAAKTLGRMLGRSLDLEHWNMILYSQLWELTQEETDILPALRLSYMYLPFHLKRCFSFCAVYPKDYNFVKEELAEIWVAEGFVEPQCNISLQQTSCEYFEELAQLSFFQKLHEKYVIHDLIHDMAQLVSKDECFIIKETKDLERIPKNVRHLSVLKSRDVKWSDLESLCNQTKLRTLLCNMSLKGKKGNSVMEKWCTSTELLCMRVMVCDSISMPDSISNMKNLRYLKILDNCHFNSFPATFCRLYNLQLLYARECRFKEVPRDFSNLSNLHKFEAKFLKIDAGLLNNFNLITGELSICNLCEINKDQAAKFELINKEGIFSLTLNWSNGISHLPGSPEHNEVQVFEALHPPTSIQSVDLECYPGEYLPSWFHGSDDPTIFSSLTNIRVIDSPRLSSLEKFLQPTYMPAIKKIHIENCTGLEFVPVEMFGGLPSLEELNVWNCPKINSQRLMAPSLKTLFLRDSGNLGDDIDCHSLTTFRLSSHQLASLTLNRENFPLLSFLKIQSCRMLETLIGGWPILKSLYISGCPRLKWENRMVLPSSLQKLQLCDCGYFSVRYLENLTSLKSLEMLTCNHIEYIPRDLWSSNLKSLQELKIWDCEELVSIGGPEAIAHIPIVLIQDCPKLMEVRQPLQTGFQW; from the coding sequence ATGATCATAAGCTGTATAAAAGCAGTCGCCGAGGCCATTACTgttttcaatgagtgtgtcactTTCTCCCAATGGGTTAGATCTCTGGGATCCCTTTCAATtggaagggagaaagaagaaCTTAAAGAAGATGATGTACTGAAGTTGCAGAGTTCTTTTCAATGCCTTCGGGACACTCTACCTGCAATGTACAACTTTATTGATCGAGTAGAGTGGAGGAGTCATGAGAAGGGTGTGGCAGAGCTCCTTCCAGAACTTAAGGCTGCCGTGTATGATGCAGAAGACCTTCTGGAGGATTTCCGATGCTACAAGCAAAAGGTGAAAATTGAGGGCAGTGCAACCTCGGCGGAACCAGGCACTAAATTCTTTCAAGATTTCATTCAAGGTAACTTCAACAGTAAATTGACTGCCATCAAGAATAGGCTAGATAACCAATCTATGGTGCTTGAGCGAATGGGCATACATCAAGCAACTCTACGGTTTGACAGATCAGTTAGACCTGAGACCACTTCATTCCCCACCGAGGCAAAGATATTTGGTCGCGATGAGGAAATAAAGAGGCTGATTAAATTGCTTGGTGTACCTGAAAATAATACCAGGGGTCCTTACACACGCAAGAGATCAAGAAGTGACAATACTAAAGCAACAATAACAAGTGTTCCAGTTTTGCCCATAGTTGGAATTGGAGGTGTTGGAAAAACTACTTTGGCCCAAAATTTTTGCAGCCATCCGCAAGTGAAAAAACACTTCGATGTGAGAGTTTGGATTTGTGTCTCGGATGACTTTGATGTCAAGAGGTTAACTAAAGAGGTCGTAGAACAATTTTCTGGGAAAGCACCAAAGAAGGATAATTTGAACTGTCTTCAGGATGATCTTGCAGATAGCCTCAACAAGAGAAGATTTTTAGTTGTCCTCGATGACATGTGGGATGATAATGGGGAGCTTTGGAAGACGTTCTATGCACCTTTCAAACATGTGTTTCAGGGAAGCATGATGCTTGTCACAACTAGGTCTCAAAAGGTTGCTGATATAGTACGTACGACAAATCCCTTTCTATTAGAGGGTTTAAAGGATGATGTCTTTAGGAATTTCTTCAAACTATGTGTGTTTGGGTCTAATAGCTCCAACAATGATCCTGAGTTGGAACGGATTGGTGAGCAGATACTCCCAAAGTTGAAAGGCTCTCCTTTAGCTGCAAAAACCCTTGGACGGATGTTAGGAAGGAGCCTTGACCTAGAACATTGGAATATGATTCTTTATAGTCAGTTGTGGGAGCTTACTCAAGAGGAGACTGACATTTTGCCCGCTCTTCGATTGAGCTACATGTATTTACCATTCCATTTGAAGAGATGCTTCTCATTCTGTGCTGTGTACCCGAAAGATTACAATTTTGTAAAGGAAGAGTTAGCTGAAATTTGGGTGGCTGAAGGCTTTGTGGAACCTCAGTGTAACATTTCACTTCAACAAACTAGTTGTGAGTACTTTGAAGAACTTGCACAGCtgtcattttttcagaaacttcATGAGAAATACGTTATACATGATCTGATTCATGACATGGCACAACTGGTTTCAAAGGACGAGTGCTTTATAATAAAAGAGACAAAGGATCTTGAAAGGATTCCTAAGAATGTCCGTCATCTATCGGTGCTCAAAAGCAGAGATGTTAAGTGGTCTGACTTAGAGAGTCTATGCAATCAAACAAAGTTGCGCACCCTACTTTGCAACATGTCTTTGAAGGGTAAAAAGGGCAATAGTGTGATGGAGAAATGGTGTACTAGTACTGAACTTTTATGCATGCGCGTCATGGTATGTGACTCTATCTCTATGCCAGATAGTATTAGCAACATGAAGAATCTTCGGTACCTTAAAATCTTGGATAATTGCCACTTCAATAGCTTTCCTGCAACATTTTGTCGCCTTTATAATCTACAACTATTATATGCTAGGGAATGCAGATTTAAAGAAGTACCCAGAGACTTTAGTAATCTGAGCAATCTACACAAGTTTGAAGCGAAATTTCTTAAGATTGATGCTGGGTTGCTAAATAATTTCAATCTGATCACTGGAGAGTTGTCTATTTGTAATCTTTGTGAAATAAACAAGGACCAGGCAGCAAAATTTGAACTTATAAATAAGGAGGGTATTTTTAGCCTGACTCTGAATTGGTCTAATGGGATATCGCATTTGCCGGGATCTCCAGAGCACAATGAGGTACAAGTGTTTGAAGCATTACACCCTCCCACCAGTATCCAATCTGTGGACCTAGAATGTTATCCAGGTGAATACCTTCCAAGCTGGTTTCATGGTTCTGATGACCCTACCATTTTCTCATCATTGACAAACATAAGGGTCATAGACAGCCCGAGGTTATCAAGCCTTGAAAAGTTTCTACAACCAACTTATATGCCTGCCATCAAGAAAATACATATTGAAAACTGCACAGGTTTGGAATTTGTACCAGTAGAAATGTTTGGGGGTTTGCCTTCACTTGAAGAACTGAATGTGTGGAATTGTCCAAAGATCAACTCACAACGTTTGATGGCCCCATCCCTCAAGACACTTTTTTTGAGGGATTCTGGGAATCTTGGAGACGATATTGATTGTCATTCCCTAACGACTTTTCGTTTATCAAGCCACCAACTGGCATCTCTGACACTCAATAGAGAAAACTTCCCGCTACTCAGTTTCCTAAAAATTCAAAGCTGCAGAATGCTAGAGACTCTTATTGGGGGTTGGCCTATTCTGAAGAGCTTGTACATTTCGGGTTGTCCACGTCTCAAATGGGAAAATCGAATGGTGTTGCCATCGTCCCTCCAAAAGCTCCAGTTATGTGATTGTGGTTATTTTTCTGTGAGGTACTTGGAGAACCTCACTTCCCTCAAATCACTGGAGATGCTTACATGCAATCACATAGAGTACATTCCACGCGACCTGTGGAGCAGTAATCTCAAATCACTCCAGGAATTAAAGATTTGGGATTGTGAAGAGCTTGTATCAATTGGTGGACCAGAAGCAATTGCACACATACCAATAGTGCTCATTCAAGACTGCCCAAAGTTGATGGAAGTACGACAGCCCCTGCAGACAGGTTTTCAATGGTAG
- the LOC136477188 gene encoding LOW QUALITY PROTEIN: uncharacterized protein (The sequence of the model RefSeq protein was modified relative to this genomic sequence to represent the inferred CDS: inserted 2 bases in 1 codon; deleted 1 base in 1 codon), translated as MESLASERVGKKNEVMQKQLEALSFLDKRKATKSKLVTDQIPSASGAPSXAIVPVQQATSVASPSKAPPAKATKRVAPVSRRARVGGALQDTEENDDDKSSLMLPVGLRPSVWTPSPTRAACPLSA; from the exons ATGGAAAGTCTAGCGTCTGAAAGAGTAG GAAAAAAAAACGAAGTAATGCAAAAACAACTTGAAGCCCTTTCGTTCCTTGACAAAAGAAAGGCTACAAAGTCAAAGCTGGTGACTGATCAGATTCCA AGTGCATCTGGTGCACCTTC TGCTATTGTTCCTGTGCAGCAGGCGACATCAG TGGCATCACCTAGCAAAGCTCCTCCTGCTAAAGCAACGAAGCGGGTGGCCCCTGTGTCTCGGAG GGCTAGAGTAGGAGGAGCTTTGCAAGATACTGAAGAAAACGATGATGATAAAAGTTCGCTAATGCTTCCTGTAGGGCTCAGGCCGTCCGTTTGGACTCCTAGCCCCACACGCGCAGCCTGCCCTTTGTCCGCCTAG